The region CGCACGCGGCCATGGCGAGAGTCGTGCCGAGCGGGGGAGGCGACCCCGGGCGACTTTCGACGCCCACTGCGACGTCCGCCACCAGCCGCCGCAGGGTCACCTCCCCCGCTCGCGCGACCCAGGCCTCGCCGTGCCGTGTGCCTCGCTCATCACCGGGAGGAGCGTTAGCGCTCCGATCCATCCCGGTACGCGTCCGCCAGAACTCTGTGCGTGCCACGTCTTTCGCTCGAGCGCAATCACGGCCCGCGGCTCGAGAGGCCGGAACACGCGCGGACGTCGCGCGCTGCGGACAGCGGGACGAAGAAACGACGGTGGCGCTGCGTAAATAGCGTGGAAGACTGTTTACCGACTACCGAGTATGAGCTACCTCACCTCGATCGGGTTCGTCTCCACCGTCTCCGGCGTCCGCTCGACCCGCGGCTCGCATGTCGACAGGACGACCGGCGCTCGCCGCACCGCAGGCACCCCCACGACCTTCAGCCGCGCGCCCGGCCCGCGCACCTCGTAGCAGCCTTCCCGCTCCGGCAGCTCCGATTCGACGCGCACCGACTCCCCGCCGAGGCGCGCCTCCCGGCGCACCAGCACCGGCGGCACCGTCGCGGCATGGAGCGTGACGACGACGCCCTCCCCCGCCGCATATCGGTCGAACTCCGTCCGCGCGAACACCCGCGCGTTCCCCGCCGAGAGGTTCTCGTCGACGCGCGACGTCGTGGCTTCCCAGAAGCGGGGGCGGCCGACGTCGACGTGGAGGAAGCCCTCCTTGGCGTAGTAGCCGGCGCCGCAGCAGTCGAGGTCGCGGACGCGATGCCAGAGGCGCGGGAGGTCGGTGCGGGGGAAGGCGAGGTCGGCGGCAAGGCCCTCGGTGTGGAGGGAGCCGCCGGCCACCGCCCTGCCCTGCGCCTTCAGGTCCTGGTTGTAGTCGGGGCTCCGGTAGCCGGAGAGGACGACGAGCGGCTTGCCGCCCGCGGTGTGCTGGAGCCAGGCGAGGACCTCGACCAGCCGGAGCGGGACGTCGGTCTCGCGCGCGTCGCCCTGCGAGCGGAAGAGATGGCGGATGCGGCCGATCGCCTGAGTGTCGTAGGTGGCGTCGCCGCGACGATAGCGGACCGTCGCCCGCTCGTCGGTGTGGGCATTGACGAGCGACAGGGTCCCGTCGCCGGTGACGAAGAAGCGGGACGCGAGGAGGAGCGCGGCCAGCACTACCGGATGAAGGCGCGCACCTCGCACGCGAGGGCGTCGGTGATGCGGATGCGGGCGATCGGCATGAGCCCGGGCGGGAGCCGGTCGGGCAGGAACCACTCGCAGGCGAGCGACTCTGGCCCGCAGGCGAGCGCGCCGCCCGTGATCCGGCACTCGAACGACGAGCTCACGTAGTGGATGACGTTGCCGTCGGGGTAGGTGAAGATCTGATGGTGCTCGGGCGCCGAGTAGACGCCGATCAGGCGGACGGGCTCGACTTCGAGGCCGGTCTCCTCGCGGACCTCGCGGACGACGGCCTCGGTCACCGACTCGCCCGGCTCGACGCTGCCGCCCGGGAGCCCCCACAGCCCGTTGTCGTCGCGCTTCTGGAGGAGGACGCCCTCCGGCCGGAGGATGACCGCCGAGACGCCGGGCCGGATGACCATGCGTCAGCGTAGCGGTCGCGACGCGGTGCGTGCAAGCCGAGCGAGCGACGGTCCGCCGCTCAGCGGCCGCGCTCGAACTCCCGCGCCAGGCCCAGCAGTCGGCGGCGGACGAGCCTCGGGTGGAGTCCGAGCGCGGCGCACACGTTCTCGAACGAGTAGGGCCAGTCCTCGCCGCGCTTCAGCACCCAGCGACGGGCCTGGACCGCCAGCCGCGCCTGGTCCTTCGGCCCGCCGCCGATCGTGTGGGTTAGACAGCGGACGGCGTCGGCGAGGACGGCGCAGAGGAGCGCCCGCTCGCCGCTCCCGCGGTCCCTGAGAACCGATGCCCAGGGCTCCTCGGTCTCGGGAGCGGCCTGGCGGCTGGATCCTGATACCTGCGCGTGCATGCGTGGAATAGGTCACTGCATGCGCCGTGCCCGCGGTAATCGACGAGCCGGCGGCGCCGGAACCCGAACGGAGGGACCGCGACGACGGGGGTGCCGCGACCGTTTGTTCGTACCTGTCTACCGCACGGCGGCGCGGAGAGCCGGCAGCTGCTGCACCGCGTCGGTCGAGAGTGCCAGCACGTTGCCCGCAGCGACGCGGGCGATCTTGCCGCGGATCGTTCCCCGGCGGACGGCCGCGGCGAAGCGCGCAAGGACGCGCTCCGCGCGCACGAGGTTCCGTACGGCGCGCCGGCCGGCGGCCGTGCTGGCCGAATCGACGAGGCGCCGCGCGAACGCCACCCGGAGCTGGAGCGAGCTGGCGAGGCGCCGGCCGCCGAGCGCCAGGCGGGGAAGGCCGTGCAGCACGGTGTCGAGTGCGTCGAGGCGGCACATGACGGCGTTGAAGCCGGTTTCGGGCGTGTGGTCGCAGCCCTCCTCGGCGCAGGTATCGATGGTGCAGGGATCGTGGTCGTCGCACGCCGTCGCGCAGGCGAGGACGGGTGGAAGCGTCGTCGTTATCGTCGTGGTCGTTGTCGTCGTCGTGGTGGTGGCGCCGCCCACGACGGTCGTCGTGGAGCTCGATGTCGTGGACGTGCTCGGCGTACTCGCGGTGGATGACGTGGTCGTGACCGTCGTGGTGGTCGAGGTCGACGAGGGGGGGAAGACCTGGTCGGTGAACACGTAGACGGCACCGGCGTTCGGGGCGGCGGTGTCGTCGAGCCACGAGCCGACGACCACGAGGTTGCCGTCCGCGGCGAGCGAGGCGCCGAACTGGTCGCCCGGGGCGGGCGTGGGGTTCTCGAAGGTTGCGAGGACCACGCCCGACGCGGCGTCGAAGAGGTAGGCGATGCCGGCGTCGGCGGCGCCCGTGTCGTCGAAGGGTGCGCCGATCAGGACCGCGCTTCCCGCGATCGCCACCGCCGAGCCGAAGCGACCGTCGGGGTTCGCAAGGGGGTTCAGGAAGGTGTGGAGGAGCGCACCCGTCGACGCGTCGAACAGGTGCGCCGCGCCGGCGTTGGCGGC is a window of Deltaproteobacteria bacterium DNA encoding:
- a CDS encoding DUF882 domain-containing protein: MPDHGRRARLRARVARLRVVPARPAPARAHADRPHPHHRRPRVRGARLHPVVLAALLLASRFFVTGDGTLSLVNAHTDERATVRYRRGDATYDTQAIGRIRHLFRSQGDARETDVPLRLVEVLAWLQHTAGGKPLVVLSGYRSPDYNQDLKAQGRAVAGGSLHTEGLAADLAFPRTDLPRLWHRVRDLDCCGAGYYAKEGFLHVDVGRPRFWEATTSRVDENLSAGNARVFARTEFDRYAAGEGVVVTLHAATVPPVLVRREARLGGESVRVESELPEREGCYEVRGPGARLKVVGVPAVRRAPVVLSTCEPRVERTPETVETNPIEVR
- a CDS encoding NUDIX domain-containing protein; translation: MVIRPGVSAVILRPEGVLLQKRDDNGLWGLPGGSVEPGESVTEAVVREVREETGLEVEPVRLIGVYSAPEHHQIFTYPDGNVIHYVSSSFECRITGGALACGPESLACEWFLPDRLPPGLMPIARIRITDALACEVRAFIR